The Streptomyces sp. NBC_00569 genomic sequence GTTCGAGGCGGAGCAGCTTGGCCTTTTCATCCGGGTTCAGCCACTTGTCCCGGTCGGCGGTGCCATCCGGGAGCCGGGCGGGTCGTCCGTGATCCTGATGGTTGCCATCGGACAGGGCAAGGGGAAGATTGACCCCGGCGTCGATGCCGATCTGAGGGCCAGTGTGCGGCTCAGGCTTTGATTCCAGAGTCTGGACGCGGAAGGCGATATGCCATCCGAGTCCGTCTTTGACCAGCCGTGCCCCGGTGATCCGGTTCTCCCTGTTGGCGAGCTTGCCGACAGGGAGATCCTTGGTCCAGCGGAAGCGGACACGTCCGACCTTGGGGATGTTGACCATGCCCCATCGGCGGTGCACCCGCTTGATCTGGAGATCGCGCCCCTGCGGGATGTCCACCGACATGGCCGTGCGCAGGCGGGCCTTGAAGTTCGGTGCGTCGGCGCGGCCTTCCCAGCAGTTCTTCCACGCCTGGACGTACGTTTTCAGCACTGCCTGCGCGGCCTGGGCGGGGAGCACTCCAAGCCAGTCGATCTCCTTGCGGGCCTGGCGGATCGCCGCATCAGCCGCAGTCAGGGAACGCTTGTCCTTGGGGAGCATCGTCCACCAGTCGTGCAGGCAGTTCCACATGGTGCGGGCCGCGTGCGCCTGGTCGTCCATAAGCCGGGCCTTTGCAGGCGTCAGCGCCAGCCGGGCGCGGTGCCCGAACTGCCGCTTCTCCCAGGCAAGTTCGTTCATCACGATTACTCTACTGCGGTTGGCTTATCTCACCACGATGAAGCCCTAATCCTGATATGCGCACCGGGTGCCACGTCGTTTACAACCTGCACGTCGGCAGTTCTGAGATGGCCTCCGCCCCCGCCCTGAAGGGCAGAGCACTGGCCAAGATCAGAGGTAGACCGCGGACCGGGACACGCCCATCGTGGATGCGATGTCGTCCATCGTGGTGCGCCGAACGCCGTACCTGGTCAGGCAGTCGTAGGCGGCGTCGAGGACCTCGTCGAGCCGGTCGGCGCCCATCGTCAGGCCAGCTTCCTGAGGAGCTCGGCCGCGAGCGGGGCGGAGGAGGACGGGTTCTGGCCGGTGACCAGGTTGCGGTCGACGACGGTCTTCGGGGCCCACGGCTCGCCCTCCTGGAAGTCCACGCCCGCGTTGACGAGACGGTCCTGGAGCAGCCACTTGGCCTTGTCGGCGAAGCCGGCCTGGGTCTCCTCGGTGTTGGTGAAGCCGGTCACCTTGTACCCGGCGAAGGCGTTGGTGCCGTCACTCTTGATCGCGGCGAGCATGGCGGCGGGGGCGTGGCAGACGATGCCGAGCGGCTTGCCCGTCTCCAGGGCGAGGGTCAGGAGCCTGCCCGAGTCGGCGTCGGTGGAGAGGTCCTCCATGGGGCCGTGGCCGCCGGGGTAGAACACCGCCGCGTAGTCGTCGAGGTCCACGTCCTCCAGCTTGACCGGGTGCTGGAGTTCGCCGAAGGAGTCGAGGGCAGCCGCCACCTGGTCCGCGCCCGCCTGTCCGCCGTTGAACTCGGGTGCGAGGGAGCCCTTGTCCACGGTCGGGACGACGCCGCCGGGCGTGGCCACGACGATGTCATGGCCCGCGGCCTTGAAGGCCGCGTACGGGGCGACGGCCTCCTCGGCCCAGAAGCCGGTGGGGTGCAGGGTGCCGTCGGCCAGCGTCCAGTGGGTGGCGCCGGTGACTACGAAAAGGATCTTCGACATGGTGAGTGCTCCGAGGGTGCGGGCCCGCGGGCCCGGAGGACGGGTTCGGATCGCGGAACCTCTGACGCTTTGTGTCCAGAACGTCAGTGTGTGGCGATGGCACCGACCGTAGGGCGGGTCTCCCATAGGAATCCAATAGGGTGGCCAATATGAGAAATAGGGATTCGAATGGGTCTCCGGGAATAGGCCGGACGGCGCACGCGGGCCCGCTGGACCTGAATCTGCTGCGCACCTTCCTCGCGGTGTACCGGTCGGGTTCCTTCACCGCGGCCGCGCGACTGCTCGGTCTGTCGCAGCCGACCGTCACCACACAGATCCGCGCGCTGGAGCGGCAGCTGGACCGCGAACTCTTCGAGCGGCTGCCGCGCGGCGTCACTCCCGCCCCCTTCGCGGACGAGCTCGCGTCCCGCGTGGTCGACCCGCTCGACGCCCTCTCGGCCGTCGCCGGACAGGGCGGCGCCGGCGCGGACGCCGCGGCCGAGCCCGTCCATCTGGCGGGACCGGCCGAGATGCTCTGTCACTGTGTCCTGCCGGCGCTTGCGCCCCTGGTCGAGAAGGGCGTGCGGCTGCGCGTCACCACCGGGCTGACCGACCCGCTCCTGGAGGAGCTGCGCACTGGCCGGCACGACCTCGTCATCGCCACCTCCCGGCCCCGCGGCCGCAATCTGACGTCGGTGCCTCTCGCGGACGAGGAGTTCGTCCTGGTCGCCGCCCCGGCATGGGCGGACCGCATCGGCGGCCCGAACCGGATCGCCGCCGACGGGCCGGGGGTGCTGCACACCGTCCCGCTCATCACGTACGCGGAGGAACTCCCGATCGTTCGCCGGTACTGGCAGCACGTCTTCGGCAGACGCCTGACCTGCAAGGCCGCCGTCACCGTGCCCGACCTGCGCGGTGTCGTGTCCTCCGTGACGGCCGGGGCGGGATTCAGCGTGCTGCCCCGCTATCTGTGCCGCGAGCTCCTCGCCGCGGGGGCGCTCGTCCTCCTCCACGACCCGGAGGACCCGCCGTTCAACACCGGTTACGTCGTCCAGCGCCCCGGAACGCCGGACAACCCGCACATCGCCCTCGTCCGTGACCGGCTCCTGGAGGCCGGCCGGGGCTGGTAGCCCCGGCCGGCCTCCACGCCGCGCCGGCCTCCACGCCGCGCCGGCCTCCACGCCGCGCCGGCCTCCACGCCGCGCCGGCCTCCACGCCGCGCCGGCGGCTACGCGCCCGCGGCCTCCTGCCGGATGCGCTCGAACTGCGCCCCCATGGCCTCGGAGAGCGCCTCGGCGCCGGACAGGGGGCGCACCATGACGGTGAGGTCGTCGATGAGCCCGTCCTCGTCGAGGTGGATGAAGTCGCAGCCGTTGACCTCGCGGTCGCCGACGCGGGCGACGAAGACCAGGGCGTGGTCACGGCCGTCGGCGCTGTTGATCTCCCGTACGTAGCGGAAGTCCTCGAAGACCCGTGTGACGCCCCGCAGGATCGCGGCGGTGATCGCCTTTCCCGGGTACGGGCGGAAGGCGACCGGGCTGGTGAACACGACGTTCTCGGCGAGGAGCGCCTCGACGGCGTCGGGGTCGTTCGCTTCCACGGCCTTGCGGAATGCCTGCATGCGCGCGCTCCATAGTCAATTTGTTGAATAGGTGCGGCCGAGATTAATCGTGCCGGTGTTAGCGTGTCCAGATGTCTCTGAAGCACGCGGTCCTCGCTGCTCTCCTGGAGGGCGAGGCGTCGGGGTACGACCTGGCCAAGGTGTTCGACGTGGCGGTGGCCAACTTCTGGTCCGCGACCCCGCAGCAGCTCTACCGTGAACTGGAGCGCCTCGCCGGGGACGGTCTGGTCGAGGCGCGGGTCGTGCCGCAGGAACGCAGGCCGAACAAGCGCATGTTCACGCTCACCGACGCGGGACGCGCCGCACTGGACGACTTCGCCCTCGCCCCTCCGAGGCCCACCGCCATCCGCGACGAACTCATGGTCAAGATCCAGGCGTCGGACGGCGCGGACCCGGACGCCGTGCGCGCGCTCGTCGAGGAGCGCATGGGGTGGGCGCGCGGCAAACTGGCCCGCTACGAACGCCTCCGGGAGCGGCTCCTCGACGGGCGCGACGAGGACACCTACCTGCGCGACGCCGAACGCATCGGTCCGTACCTGACGTTGATGCGCGGCCGCTCCTTCGAGGAGGAGAACCTCCGGTGGGGCGAGCGCGTCCTGGACATCCTGGCGCGGCGCACCTCACATGCCGGCCGGTCCTGAACTCCCGTACGGACGTAGGTGTCTACCGCAGGCGCATGTAGGTGTGTGCCGGATCGGCGGGCCGGGTGAGCGGGTCGCCGTCGGCCACCACGTCGGCCCGCTCGCGCGTCCCGTCCTTGGCGAAGTGTTCGTCCTCCGCGGCCATCCACGTACGCCATAGCGGCAGCGCGTCCTCGCCGTCGCGGGTAAGGCCTCTGCGCAGCCGCACCGCGCGTCCCGTCTCGACCCACACGGCGCAGGTGAGACGGTCGGCGACGGCCCGGCGCGCCGTCGACACACCTTCGAGGACGAGGGAGTGGCCGACGGGAACGTCATGCCACTCGGCGAGTTCGCGCCGCTCCCAGTCGTAGCGCTGGAACCGGCCGGCCACCCCGCTCCCCAGCGGCTGGAGCACCTGCTCCTCGAGGCGGGGCCACCAGCCCAACGGGTCGTCCCACGAGGCGAAGTCGTCCGTGTGCACGATCCGCGCGCTGCCGAGTGCCCCGGCCAGGCGCTCGGCGAACGTGCTCTTGCCCGCCCCCGACGGGCCGTCCACGGCGACGAGCCTGACCGGTCCGCACCGCGGCGCCGCCGCCCGGATGCGGGACGCCAGTGCGGTGTACGTCTCAGGAACGGTTTCCATGAGGGCGCACGATAGCGGTGGTGGTGCGGTGCCGGGAGCGCATGTCTCAGGCGTTCGCCGGAGCGTCCTTCTTGTCGGCGCCTTCAGTGGTGGCAGCCGCGGCCGGAAGGGCGGTGTAGAACACGGACTTGTTCTGCTTGGTGCGCTCGGCCTGGCCTCGGGCGACGAGGGACTCGAGGGTGTTGCGTACGACCGTGCCACCGGCCTTGCGCTCCGGGTGGGAGTCGGCGAGCGTCGTCGTGACCTCGGCCGCCGAACGCGGCTCGGTGCTCGTGGTGATGAGGTTCAGGACCAGTTCCCGCAGGGTGGGGGAGCCGGGGGTGCGGGGCTGTGCGGCGGTGGGTGCCTTCTTCGCGGCGGGCTTCTTGCCGGCCTCCTTCTTCGCGCGCTGCCTGGGTGCCGCGCTCTCGCCCTTCGGCTTGCGTGCCTTGGGGAGTTCGACGGGGGACTCCGCCTTCGGAGCGGCCGGCGCCTCCTCGGCCACCGGTGCCGCGCCCGGTCCCGTGAGTGCGTCGCGCATCCCCACCAAAAGGGTGCGGTCGTGATCCAGCGTCTGGAGCTGCTCCTGAAGTGCGGCCAACTCGGCGGTGACGCGTTCCTGTTCCTTGGCGTTGCGCTCGAGGTCGGCGTCCACCTGGGCGGAGTACTGGGACTTGAGCGTGTTGCTGTCCGACATGACTGCCCGCTTCCTGTGGTTGTGGGGCTGTGTGTTGGTGCCGAAGGGTACTCACACCACACACGTTTGTGCACGGTCCTTCGGCGCATTGCCCCTGCGCAGTGTCGGTGGGGTGGCACCATGCAGGGCCGTGCGGGGCGCTTGGGCACTACGGGAACGGGGTGTGGAACACCCTTGCGTGGGGTGCCGGTTGGGTGCGTGGGGTGGACGTGGCGACTGTGCCGACCACGCCGACAGTGACATTTGTACCGGCCGGGCGACGACATCTCGCTCTGCCGGGTGCCGTCCGCCGCCTGACATGCTGAGGTCAACCGCCACGGCGGCGGCGTCGAGACCGACGGAGGTCATGGTGACATCGCGAGTGGGAGAACACCCTGTGCCGGAGAACGGCTCGTACGAGATCGATCCGGCGGCGTCGAGCGTGAAC encodes the following:
- a CDS encoding RNA-guided endonuclease InsQ/TnpB family protein, whose product is MNELAWEKRQFGHRARLALTPAKARLMDDQAHAARTMWNCLHDWWTMLPKDKRSLTAADAAIRQARKEIDWLGVLPAQAAQAVLKTYVQAWKNCWEGRADAPNFKARLRTAMSVDIPQGRDLQIKRVHRRWGMVNIPKVGRVRFRWTKDLPVGKLANRENRITGARLVKDGLGWHIAFRVQTLESKPEPHTGPQIGIDAGVNLPLALSDGNHQDHGRPARLPDGTADRDKWLNPDEKAKLLRLEQQAAHRKSFRKPKERSSNRLNHTYDQIKQLRAKATRRAVDWQHKTTTGIAQQYGTVVVEALTITDMVKSAKGTIEEPGKNVAQKSGLNRSISQEAWGRTVTMLMYKAARHGGTLVKVPAPNTSLRCSACGFLTPGSREGQATFVCKNPDCGWSGNADWNAARNILHLYRIGLVAIPAAGRAVVRRTRGAKPATAR
- a CDS encoding TetR/AcrR family transcriptional regulator; this encodes MGADRLDEVLDAAYDCLTRYGVRRTTMDDIASTMGVSRSAVYL
- a CDS encoding type 1 glutamine amidotransferase domain-containing protein; protein product: MSKILFVVTGATHWTLADGTLHPTGFWAEEAVAPYAAFKAAGHDIVVATPGGVVPTVDKGSLAPEFNGGQAGADQVAAALDSFGELQHPVKLEDVDLDDYAAVFYPGGHGPMEDLSTDADSGRLLTLALETGKPLGIVCHAPAAMLAAIKSDGTNAFAGYKVTGFTNTEETQAGFADKAKWLLQDRLVNAGVDFQEGEPWAPKTVVDRNLVTGQNPSSSAPLAAELLRKLA
- a CDS encoding LysR family transcriptional regulator, giving the protein MRNRDSNGSPGIGRTAHAGPLDLNLLRTFLAVYRSGSFTAAARLLGLSQPTVTTQIRALERQLDRELFERLPRGVTPAPFADELASRVVDPLDALSAVAGQGGAGADAAAEPVHLAGPAEMLCHCVLPALAPLVEKGVRLRVTTGLTDPLLEELRTGRHDLVIATSRPRGRNLTSVPLADEEFVLVAAPAWADRIGGPNRIAADGPGVLHTVPLITYAEELPIVRRYWQHVFGRRLTCKAAVTVPDLRGVVSSVTAGAGFSVLPRYLCRELLAAGALVLLHDPEDPPFNTGYVVQRPGTPDNPHIALVRDRLLEAGRGW
- a CDS encoding nuclear transport factor 2 family protein, giving the protein MQAFRKAVEANDPDAVEALLAENVVFTSPVAFRPYPGKAITAAILRGVTRVFEDFRYVREINSADGRDHALVFVARVGDREVNGCDFIHLDEDGLIDDLTVMVRPLSGAEALSEAMGAQFERIRQEAAGA
- a CDS encoding PadR family transcriptional regulator translates to MSLKHAVLAALLEGEASGYDLAKVFDVAVANFWSATPQQLYRELERLAGDGLVEARVVPQERRPNKRMFTLTDAGRAALDDFALAPPRPTAIRDELMVKIQASDGADPDAVRALVEERMGWARGKLARYERLRERLLDGRDEDTYLRDAERIGPYLTLMRGRSFEEENLRWGERVLDILARRTSHAGRS
- a CDS encoding uridine kinase family protein, with amino-acid sequence METVPETYTALASRIRAAAPRCGPVRLVAVDGPSGAGKSTFAERLAGALGSARIVHTDDFASWDDPLGWWPRLEEQVLQPLGSGVAGRFQRYDWERRELAEWHDVPVGHSLVLEGVSTARRAVADRLTCAVWVETGRAVRLRRGLTRDGEDALPLWRTWMAAEDEHFAKDGTRERADVVADGDPLTRPADPAHTYMRLR